From a region of the Triticum aestivum cultivar Chinese Spring chromosome 7D, IWGSC CS RefSeq v2.1, whole genome shotgun sequence genome:
- the LOC123166171 gene encoding beta-1,3-galactosyltransferase GALT1, giving the protein MKKWHGGSVILCLLLILMLRYVILDSPLAERSLQYVFQQNSTAQLHWLDVPNPPALQNPQNSSQVISTELLASNLSITRNLSDREIQTLHSWNHLRDLVNNAHILPDGLDAIKEAGVAWRKLNAALEYDDSVVSFNGSTQHKDKEKQCPYSIRRMNVTRVGDRFVLRIPCGLIQGSSITIIGTPGGLLGNFKIDLTGAAVPGEPDPPIVLHYNVRLLGDKLTEDPVIVQNTWTIADDWGSEDRCPSSDSDAKDSAKVDDLEKCSSMVGKAHKQILASKSHSNFSSMQPTRKTTAEPKKHYPFKQGYLAIAILRVGAEGIHMTVDGKHVTSFAFREDLEPGFVGEVRIEGDIKLLSVLASGLPTTEDFEHVTDLEILKAPPVPTDKSIDLFIGIFSTANNFKRRMAVRRTWMQYDAVRSGKVAVRFFVGLHKNEVVNEELWNEARTYGDIQLMPFVDYYSLILWKTIAICIYGTNVLSAKYVMKTDDDAFVRVDEILSSLHQVNISHGLLYGRVNSDSQPHRDPYSKWYITSEEWPEESYPPWAHGPGYIVSQDIAKEVYRKHKKGELKMFKLEDVAMGIWINEMKKEGFDVTYQNDGRILVEGCEDGYVVAHYQEPRQMMCLWDKFQKTKRGNCCNE; this is encoded by the exons ATGAAGAAATGGCACGGTGGTTCTGTCATACTATGTTTGCTCCTAATCTTGATGCTAAGATATGTGATATTGGATAGCCCGCTTGCTGAAAGATCTCTTCAGTATGTCTTCCAACAAAATAGCACGGCACAGCTACACTGGTTAGATGTTCCAAACCCACCTGCACTTCAGAATCCACAGAACTCCTCTCAAGTAATATCAACTGAATTGTTAGCTTCCAACCTTTCCATAACAAGAAATCTCTCTGATAGAGAAATACAGACACTGCATTCTTGGAATCATCTGAGGGACCTTGTAAATAATGCCCACATCCTACCAGATGGATTGGATGCAATCAAGGAAGCTGGAGTTGCATGGAGGAAGCTAAATGCAGCCCTTGAATATGATGACTCAGTTGTCTCATTCAATGGTAGCACACAGCATAAGGACAAAGAGAAGCAATGCCCATATTCCATTCGAAGAATGAATGTTACTAGGGTAGGTGATAGATTTGTCTTAAGAATTCCTTGTGGGCTTATTCAGGGCTCTTCGATAACTATTATTGGTACTCCTGGTGGTCTTCTGGGTAATTTTAAGATAGACTTGACTGGAGCTGCAGTCCCTGGTGAACCAGACCCTCCAATTGTGCTTCATTACAATGTCCGTCTTCTTGGTGATAAACTTACAGAAGATCCTGTAATTGTCCAAAATACATGGACTATAGCTGATGATTGGGGTTCTGAAGACCGTTGCCCATCTTCTGATTCGGATGCTAAGGACAGTGCAAAAG TGGACGATTTGGAAAAATGTAGCAGCATGGTAGGCAAAGCCCACAAACAGATCTTGGCCTCAAAGTCACATTCTAATTTTTCAAGCATGCAACCTACAAGGAAAACAACTGCAGAACCTAAAAAACATTATCCCTTCAAACAAGGATATCTTGCTATAGCAATTCTTCGTGTTGGAGCAGAGGGGATCCATATGACTGTAGATGGGAAACATGTCACTTCCTTTGCATTTCGAGAG GATTTGGAGCCTGGGTTTGTTGGTGAAGTAAGGATTGAAGGAGATATTAAATTGCTGTCTGTGCTAGCAAGTGGCTTGCCTACAACAGAGGACTTTGAGCATGTCACTGACTTGGAAATATTGAAGGCTCCACCTGTCCCTACGGATAAATCCATTGATCTTTTTATTGGGATATTCTCTACAGCAAATAATTTTAAACGCAGAATGGCGGTTCGAAGAACGTGGATGCAGTACGATGCTGTCCGCTCAGGAAAAGTCGCAGTTCGGTTCTTTGTTGGCCTG CATAAAAATGAGGTGGTGAACGAGGAGCTCTGGAACGAAGCACGTACATATGGAGACATCCAATTGATGCCATTTGTTGATTATTACAGCTTGATTCTTTGGAAGACCATTGCCATTTGCATATATGGG ACAAATGTGCTTTCAGCCAAGTATGTTATGAAAACCGACGATGATGCTTTTGTTCGTGTAGATGAGATACTTTCGTCCCTACATCAAGTAAATATCAGCCATGGACTGCTGTATGGTCGCGTCAATTCTGATTCTCAGCCTCACCGAGATCCGTATAGCAAGTGGTACATAACTTCAGAG GAATGGCCTGAAGAGAGTTATCCCCCATGGGCACATGGACCAGGGTACATTGTATCTCAGGATATAGCAAAAGAAGTTTACAGGAAACACAAAAAGGGGGAGCTAAAG ATGTTCAAGCTGGAGGACGTGGCGATGGGAATATGGATCAATGAGATGAAGAAGGAAGGCTTCGATGTCACGTACCAGAACGACGGAAGGATCTTGGTGGAAGGCTGTGAGGATGGGTATGTGGTTGCCCACTACCAGGAGCCAAGGCAGATGATGTGCCTCTGGGACAAATTCCAGAAAACAAAGCGAGGAAACTGTTGCAACGAGTAA